In Chitinophaga nivalis, a single genomic region encodes these proteins:
- a CDS encoding LytR/AlgR family response regulator transcription factor translates to MIKCIAVDDEPLALEIMEDYIRKVPFLTLAGKFENAATALRFIQDEPVDLVFLDIKMPDITGIQFLKSLKYPPLVVFTTAYGEYALDGFNLDVVDYLLKPVPFERFLKAAAKVSEVLLASQQKGGVEGAWVNDYIFIKTEYKIIKINLEDILFIEALKDYTKIYTHNLPVLTLRSLKSFESRLPADKFIRVHRSYLVSLNKIHCVEKNTVMIANQSIPISDGYRERFYEVINRNS, encoded by the coding sequence ATGATAAAGTGTATTGCAGTGGATGATGAACCATTGGCACTGGAAATCATGGAAGACTATATCCGGAAGGTCCCATTCCTGACGCTGGCGGGTAAGTTTGAGAATGCTGCCACAGCGCTTCGTTTTATTCAGGATGAACCGGTAGATCTGGTATTTCTGGATATTAAGATGCCCGACATTACCGGCATACAGTTTCTGAAATCGTTGAAGTATCCGCCATTGGTAGTATTTACTACCGCTTATGGCGAGTACGCTCTCGATGGTTTTAACCTGGATGTCGTGGATTATCTCCTGAAACCCGTTCCTTTTGAACGGTTCCTCAAGGCCGCCGCCAAAGTCAGTGAAGTATTGCTGGCCTCCCAACAAAAAGGTGGAGTAGAAGGCGCCTGGGTAAATGATTACATTTTCATTAAAACAGAATACAAGATTATTAAAATTAATCTGGAAGATATTTTATTCATTGAAGCGCTGAAAGACTATACGAAAATATATACACATAATTTACCGGTACTCACGCTGCGTAGCCTGAAATCATTTGAATCCCGGTTACCGGCAGATAAATTTATCCGCGTACATCGTTCCTATCTGGTGTCACTCAACAAAATTCACTGTGTGGAAAAAAACACCGTCATGATCGCCAATCAGTCTATTCCGATCAGTGATGGTTACCGGGAACGGTTTTATGAGGTCATTAACCGGAATTCCTGA
- a CDS encoding sensor histidine kinase, whose translation MLYISSIILLLVLSTLQQAALDFYFFKFFTPWKATELRLDKKNSGFPVTSDSLPAFQEARRQHFKMLTTGETLPATEGQLVTISATHAPSGTDSIRPLTPGPAMTGIAIATRVGEEPSFWQFLFFPEVIRRSSVFGLLMLFMSGFIKIAMQWFNSEKQREALKVEKLDAELKFLKSQINPHFLFNCLNTIYSLAHKQSKQTEHAILKLSTIMRYMIYESNEDKVMLSQELKYLQDYIDIQRLRLPDDMNIHYRLAGEATRQQIEPMLLVPFVENAFKHGISYTEKSFIDIAIAIEENTVQLKVANSHFKERVAERGGIGLQNVLKRLGMLYADEHEIDISETENQFIVNLKIVLKK comes from the coding sequence GTGTTATACATAAGCAGTATCATTCTGTTATTGGTGTTGTCTACGCTGCAGCAAGCGGCATTGGACTTTTATTTTTTTAAGTTTTTTACACCCTGGAAAGCAACGGAACTACGCCTCGATAAAAAGAATTCCGGATTCCCGGTAACATCGGACAGCCTTCCCGCGTTTCAGGAAGCAAGGAGGCAGCATTTTAAGATGCTGACTACAGGAGAAACATTACCGGCTACCGAAGGACAGTTAGTAACCATCAGCGCCACGCATGCACCTTCCGGTACGGACAGTATACGACCACTGACACCCGGCCCTGCTATGACAGGTATTGCGATTGCCACGCGGGTAGGAGAGGAGCCTTCTTTCTGGCAGTTCCTGTTCTTCCCGGAAGTTATACGACGTTCCAGTGTATTTGGTTTGCTGATGTTGTTTATGAGTGGCTTTATCAAGATTGCCATGCAATGGTTTAACAGCGAAAAACAAAGAGAGGCCTTAAAGGTGGAGAAGCTGGATGCAGAACTGAAATTCCTGAAATCACAAATCAATCCTCATTTTCTTTTTAATTGTCTGAATACTATTTACTCACTGGCACACAAACAATCCAAACAAACAGAACATGCTATACTGAAACTGTCAACCATCATGCGCTATATGATCTATGAGTCCAATGAAGATAAAGTGATGTTGTCGCAGGAACTAAAATATCTTCAGGATTACATAGATATTCAGCGCTTACGTTTACCGGATGATATGAATATTCATTACCGCTTAGCCGGTGAAGCCACCAGGCAACAGATAGAACCTATGCTCCTGGTACCTTTTGTAGAAAACGCCTTTAAGCATGGCATCAGCTATACAGAGAAATCATTTATAGATATTGCTATTGCGATTGAAGAAAATACCGTGCAACTGAAAGTCGCCAACAGCCACTTTAAAGAGCGCGTAGCAGAACGAGGCGGAATAGGTTTACAAAATGTATTAAAAAGGCTTGGAATGCTATATGCCGATGAACATGAAATCGATATCAGCGAAACTGAAAACCAATTTATTGTTAATCTTAAAATAGTGTTGAAAAAATGA
- a CDS encoding DUF4907 domain-containing protein encodes MIKQNRALIGTVLLIGLVVLAVQYKKKSIKSTANYQFAVESFPVNGGWGYKVLVDRHPYIYQDDIPGLPGNQAFHSKEDALRVGTAVMKKMMEHKSPGITVEELRDMQIAEAQ; translated from the coding sequence ATGATTAAGCAAAACAGGGCGCTTATCGGCACGGTGTTGCTGATAGGGCTGGTAGTACTGGCTGTACAGTATAAAAAGAAATCAATAAAGTCCACCGCAAACTATCAGTTTGCGGTGGAGTCGTTTCCGGTAAATGGTGGATGGGGATATAAGGTGCTGGTAGATAGGCATCCTTATATTTACCAGGATGATATACCGGGTTTGCCTGGTAATCAGGCCTTTCATTCAAAAGAAGATGCACTGCGTGTTGGAACAGCAGTTATGAAAAAAATGATGGAACATAAATCGCCTGGTATCACCGTAGAGGAACTCCGGGATATGCAGATCGCAGAGGCGCAGTAA
- a CDS encoding Kelch repeat-containing protein, producing MRYLKGYYLLLMAFLMACSKDDSSSDKLGNWMARSPFDGVGRSAAVCFVINDTAYIGTGYDGDDRLAGILWAYDPDINQFRQRAAFTGEGRSNAIAMSIGGKGYVGTGYNGRDRLNDFYEYDPRTDSWTRKNDFPGTKRYGAVAFSLNNKGYITTGYDGNWLKDTWEYDPAKDLFTQVDSYPGNKRSDASVFVINNRAYVMMGTSSASFVSDFFAFNGNTRKWEPLRSIDNLSDDSYDDDYNFKGSGAAAFALRGKGYIVCGNKGSLSTAVWEYTPEGDTWLQKTDFEGAARSGAVGFTVKNRGFVGLGASSSLYLDNFFEFDPTAEYEKND from the coding sequence ATGCGATATCTCAAAGGTTACTATTTATTATTAATGGCTTTCTTAATGGCCTGTTCGAAGGATGATTCCAGTTCGGATAAGTTGGGAAACTGGATGGCACGTTCGCCATTCGATGGCGTGGGTAGAAGTGCCGCGGTTTGCTTTGTCATTAATGACACAGCATATATTGGTACCGGATATGATGGAGATGACCGGCTGGCGGGTATTCTCTGGGCATATGACCCGGATATAAATCAGTTTCGTCAGCGGGCTGCATTTACGGGCGAAGGCCGTAGCAACGCAATAGCCATGTCCATTGGAGGAAAGGGATATGTAGGTACGGGATACAACGGAAGAGATAGACTGAATGATTTTTACGAGTATGATCCGCGGACAGATAGCTGGACCAGAAAAAATGATTTTCCGGGAACGAAACGTTATGGCGCGGTGGCTTTTTCCCTCAATAATAAAGGATACATCACTACCGGATATGATGGTAACTGGTTAAAAGATACCTGGGAATATGATCCGGCAAAGGATCTTTTTACGCAGGTAGATAGTTATCCGGGGAATAAAAGATCAGATGCTTCTGTTTTTGTGATCAATAATCGCGCGTATGTCATGATGGGCACTTCCAGTGCTTCTTTTGTATCCGACTTTTTTGCCTTTAACGGTAATACACGCAAATGGGAACCGCTTCGGAGCATCGATAACCTCAGTGATGACAGCTATGATGATGACTATAATTTCAAAGGTAGTGGCGCCGCAGCTTTTGCCCTGAGAGGCAAAGGATATATTGTATGTGGCAACAAAGGTTCGCTGTCTACAGCCGTGTGGGAATATACACCGGAAGGGGATACCTGGCTGCAGAAAACAGATTTCGAAGGTGCTGCCCGTTCCGGTGCAGTGGGCTTCACAGTGAAGAATCGTGGCTTTGTGGGCCTGGGCGCCAGCTCCAGCCTGTACCTGGATAATTTCTTTGAATTTGATCCGACTGCGGAATATGAAAAAAATGATTAA